One Hevea brasiliensis isolate MT/VB/25A 57/8 unplaced genomic scaffold, ASM3005281v1 Scaf528, whole genome shotgun sequence DNA segment encodes these proteins:
- the LOC110641678 gene encoding zinc finger protein 10-like, translating into MEQARCWMWTKRKHSLSSHVQASTRPSYDESWEEQAFAEDAAGSLGGCIWPPRSYSCSFCRREFRSAQALGGHMNVHRRDRARLKQSPGPHNEVLHHDHQNHHNLFQNPYSSLGFQYPSQICTLVYSPNPNTDPGIVASPSSPCKLSTTPTQGNSDEKNFFPPFSPSTLKEEPDKKTPRSSPPSWPNSPTDRCYHISDPRKEGKKNLRIVESGCKAKVDYVKTDLSVSLNLVVRRTCPTISSDGDEEETIGCKRRRTRPSSIPFLVMSNSVAKHHVQSEVIEISPCSIEELDLELRLGDRPKVK; encoded by the coding sequence ATGGAGCAAGCACGGTGCTGGATGTGGACTAAGCGAAAACATAGTTTGAGTTCTCATGTCCAAGCATCAACTCGCCCATCATATGATGAGTCATGGGAAGAACAAGCTTTTGCAGAAGATGCAGCTGGGTCTTTAGGAGGGTGTATATGGCCTCCAAGATCTTATTCTTGCAGCTTTTGTAGAAGAGAATTCAGGTCTGCTCAAGCTCTAGGGGGTCACATGAATGTCCATAGAAGGGATAGAGCTAGACTGAAACAATCTCCAGGCCCCCACAATGAAGTTCTTCATCATGACCATCAAAATCATCACAATCTCTTTCAAAATCCTTATTCATCTTTGGGTTTTCAATATCCATCTCAGATTTGTACCTTGGTTTACAGCCCTAACCCTAATACTGATCCTGGTATTGTTGCATCACCATCTTCACCTTGTAAGCTTTCAACTACACCCACTCAAGGGAATTCCGATGAAAAGAACTTTTTCCCTCCTTTTTCTCCTTCCACTCTTAAAGAAGAACCCGACAAGAAGACCCCTAGATCTTCACCTCCGTCATGGCCAAACTCCCCTACGGACAGATGTTACCACATCTCAGATCCCAGGAAAGAAGGAAAGAAGAATTTAAGAATTGTAGAATCAGGATGTAAAGCTAAGGTAGATTATGTCAAAACTGATCTGTCTGTCAGCTTGAATTTGGTTGTTCGACGAACTTGCCCAACCATATCATCAGATGGGGATGAGGAGGAGACTATAGGCTGCAAAAGGAGGAGAACCAGGCCATCATCGATACCTTTCCTGGTGATGTCCAATTCAGTTGCTAAACATCATGTGCAGTCAGAGGT